Proteins from a single region of Dysosmobacter acutus:
- a CDS encoding stalk domain-containing protein, whose protein sequence is MKHLLGKRIMAMVLAAVLTAAMVLPASAVLGQKKNLEVTAGIGLTINGLKAKATDVTGKAVDTFYYDGTTYVPVRAVGEALGQTVAWDSAGQSVAIGTKGNDAANDAAYLSEYFGISRLNGTLSWATYNSALEKIGFEKAAASGTLTAATAAKSLVAAANMTELALTYTSQEASEACKRYGTISAADAPYVACAIEMGLIPNSVDFTAALDGDTASVLLMNAVEASGKGRNYIGFSNDPDIAQRLTSTWNSFTVFDDEALSKLGVEIVSSGATTGYNLKYDGNAARFLSGNTIQYGHDNITHAVQLMGLLNRAGLVARVQLEPKVSVYEYLLEWNDGKMPASTPTYEVRQVADNLYLTYAVEYDLQLEFSSQADRNAFDGIIEEYAKKYDDNPELEGLIYSSWWQPLYSTKVQMSAPQYQQIYDVVVRNGDYTIHPFATAETLGAVQGKVASAASGLSVTPTRIWVNAAFYRYITGTSHQ, encoded by the coding sequence ATGAAACATCTGCTTGGAAAACGCATAATGGCCATGGTCCTGGCAGCCGTGCTGACAGCGGCCATGGTGCTTCCCGCCTCCGCTGTGCTGGGGCAGAAGAAGAACCTGGAAGTCACCGCCGGCATTGGACTGACCATCAACGGTCTGAAGGCCAAAGCCACCGATGTCACCGGCAAGGCAGTAGACACCTTCTATTATGATGGCACCACCTATGTGCCGGTCCGCGCCGTGGGGGAGGCACTGGGCCAGACGGTGGCCTGGGATTCCGCCGGACAGTCTGTGGCCATCGGCACCAAAGGCAATGACGCGGCCAACGACGCGGCCTACCTGAGCGAGTATTTCGGCATTTCCCGGCTCAACGGCACGCTCAGCTGGGCCACCTACAACAGCGCCCTGGAGAAGATCGGCTTTGAAAAGGCCGCCGCCTCCGGGACCCTGACGGCTGCTACGGCCGCAAAATCCCTGGTGGCCGCCGCTAACATGACTGAACTGGCCCTGACCTACACGTCTCAGGAGGCCTCTGAGGCCTGCAAGCGCTACGGGACCATCTCCGCAGCCGACGCGCCCTATGTGGCCTGTGCCATTGAGATGGGGCTGATCCCCAACTCCGTGGACTTCACCGCCGCGCTGGACGGGGACACTGCCTCCGTGCTGCTGATGAACGCGGTGGAGGCCTCCGGCAAGGGCCGCAACTACATCGGCTTCTCCAATGATCCCGACATCGCCCAGAGACTGACCTCCACCTGGAACTCCTTTACCGTCTTTGACGACGAAGCGCTGAGTAAGCTGGGCGTGGAGATCGTCAGCAGCGGCGCGACCACCGGATACAATCTGAAATACGACGGCAATGCCGCCCGTTTCCTCTCCGGCAATACCATCCAGTACGGACATGACAACATCACCCACGCCGTGCAGCTGATGGGACTTTTGAACCGGGCGGGTCTGGTGGCCCGGGTCCAGCTGGAGCCCAAGGTCTCCGTCTATGAGTACCTGCTGGAGTGGAACGACGGCAAGATGCCCGCCTCTACTCCCACCTATGAAGTGCGTCAGGTGGCCGACAACCTGTACCTCACCTATGCGGTGGAGTATGATTTGCAATTGGAATTTTCCAGCCAGGCGGACCGCAACGCCTTTGACGGCATCATCGAGGAGTATGCCAAGAAGTACGACGACAATCCCGAGCTGGAGGGCCTCATCTACAGCTCCTGGTGGCAGCCGCTCTACAGCACCAAGGTGCAGATGAGCGCGCCGCAGTACCAGCAGATTTACGACGTGGTGGTCCGCAACGGCGACTACACCATCCATCCCTTTGCCACGGCCGAAACCCTTGGCGCCGTCCAGGGGAAGGTTGCCTCCGCGGCCTCCGGGCTCAGCGTGACTCCCACCAGGATCTGGGTTAACGCCGCCTTCTACCGCTATATCACCGGCACCAGCCATCAGTAA
- a CDS encoding Ig-like domain-containing protein, with translation MKKRVGIKRIVSFCLTLILVCGLVTVQSTAATLSDIKGHWAEEAIRSGVNAGYISGYQDGTFRPDNPVSRSEFSKMLNQALGLSNTVSISFSDIRSSDWCYSELQKAVSAGYIAGYTDGTFRPNQTITRQESALMLSRVVTLPASVSSSKVFADSSSIGDWARDGVDIIYTKGYMKGDGTNKFNPNAKMTRAQVAQVIYLLLKGENVVSDSTVSISSAVTRSNTLYANNVTITDAAGTGAVTLRNSRVLGALTVNGGSMVTLYDTNVNYLSASKEDAAVYATGNTAVKETVVKNGVTLSESSLTGEGFQNVTLTGSSLASSTVKLSGTFDKLTVQSSTVINHSSGKIAAMSLTSKTNTVIQKGTITALTVDKAAAGTTISLAKGVSVGTATMNGLTTFYGEGTISTAVENVNGITYETQPGKITNNADKDTNGILQPTVVPSKGAGSVDTSATISLVFDEAIYNSSGNSVSGSYIENSVVELRRGSSSGTKVNFSASVSGRTVTITPDAELSTGTTYYVIVKGSTLKNSAGQRNTEYTSYFGTKSASTTLSPTVSPSNASTGVAISSAITLTFHDVLFNSSGNTLTTSYVEGSVVELRRGSSSGALVSYTASISSDKKTITIRPDEDLATNTTYYVVVAASKLKNSDGATNPKVTSYFTTGTSTTLTPSVSPANGRTSVSKTTSITLTFDEAVYEDVGVTLTASYIRNSVVELRKDSTTGESLAYTATISSNKRTITIKPNVALADDTTYYVVVNKGTLVNENGSSNGRFVSKFSTGKTVETDIVVSPEDKAVNVSAGGPITLTFGSPVYRSGYTTLKPSYVESTAIELRRGSTSGSKVDFTASVSNDGKTVTIQPYNDLELNTKYYVVVVSGTLEYEDGSNVGSFSSYFTTEDSNPLNIVVDTDNDVSSTSAVFSVQSDVEGKLTVTYSGGGKTTTLISNITTKANEARRFELSDLKAGTSYTIRATLVYNGLTYTKSQSFSTTSSSVTSTLKEMRLIADPDVYSIIDTATTTSSYTVYPAAAAGAKLTMLPTEDSVSSIEYKIGTSSSTPYIQLDRDGDGYYTISNLDFAKGETMTIQIKVTAENASYNRTYTVKITCNY, from the coding sequence ATGAAAAAGCGTGTTGGTATCAAAAGAATCGTTTCCTTTTGCCTGACCCTTATACTTGTATGCGGGTTGGTGACGGTGCAGAGCACTGCCGCCACACTCAGCGACATCAAGGGCCATTGGGCTGAGGAAGCCATCCGGTCCGGAGTGAACGCCGGTTACATCAGCGGTTATCAGGATGGTACGTTCCGGCCGGACAACCCTGTGTCCCGTTCGGAGTTTTCCAAGATGCTCAATCAGGCCCTGGGTCTGAGCAACACGGTATCCATCAGCTTTTCTGATATCAGAAGTAGCGACTGGTGCTATTCTGAGCTGCAGAAGGCGGTTTCCGCCGGTTACATCGCCGGCTACACCGACGGCACCTTCCGGCCCAACCAGACCATCACCCGCCAGGAATCGGCATTGATGCTCAGCCGTGTGGTGACGCTGCCTGCGTCGGTCTCCTCCTCCAAGGTCTTTGCGGACTCCTCCTCCATCGGGGACTGGGCCCGTGACGGCGTGGACATCATCTACACCAAGGGGTACATGAAGGGCGACGGAACCAATAAGTTCAATCCCAACGCCAAGATGACCCGCGCCCAGGTGGCCCAGGTGATCTATCTGCTGCTGAAGGGCGAGAACGTGGTGTCTGATTCCACCGTTTCCATCTCCTCCGCCGTGACCCGCAGCAACACCCTTTATGCCAACAACGTCACCATCACCGACGCTGCGGGAACCGGCGCCGTGACGCTGCGCAACAGCCGTGTCTTAGGCGCTCTGACCGTCAACGGCGGCAGCATGGTCACGCTTTATGACACCAATGTAAACTACCTGTCCGCTTCTAAGGAGGATGCGGCCGTCTATGCCACCGGCAACACGGCGGTGAAGGAGACCGTGGTCAAAAACGGTGTCACCCTCTCTGAATCCTCCCTCACCGGCGAGGGCTTCCAGAATGTGACCCTTACCGGCTCTTCACTGGCCAGCAGCACCGTCAAGCTCTCCGGAACATTTGACAAGCTGACCGTGCAGAGCAGCACCGTCATCAACCACAGCAGCGGCAAGATTGCGGCCATGAGCCTGACCAGCAAGACCAACACGGTGATCCAGAAGGGCACCATCACCGCCCTGACCGTGGACAAGGCCGCCGCCGGCACCACCATCTCCTTGGCCAAGGGCGTCAGCGTGGGCACCGCCACCATGAACGGTCTGACCACTTTTTATGGTGAGGGCACCATTTCCACTGCTGTGGAAAATGTGAACGGCATCACCTATGAGACTCAGCCGGGCAAGATCACGAACAACGCGGACAAGGATACCAACGGAATCCTCCAGCCCACTGTGGTGCCCTCCAAGGGCGCTGGCTCCGTGGATACTTCGGCCACCATCTCTTTGGTCTTTGACGAGGCCATCTACAATTCCAGCGGAAACAGCGTCTCTGGCAGCTACATTGAAAATTCTGTGGTGGAGCTGCGCCGCGGAAGCTCCAGCGGCACCAAGGTGAATTTCTCCGCTTCCGTCAGCGGCAGGACCGTGACCATTACGCCGGACGCGGAACTCTCCACCGGTACTACCTACTATGTGATCGTCAAGGGCAGCACCCTGAAAAACAGCGCCGGACAGCGGAACACGGAGTACACCTCCTATTTCGGAACCAAATCCGCCTCCACCACCCTGAGCCCCACGGTCTCCCCCTCCAACGCCTCCACCGGTGTGGCCATTTCCAGCGCCATCACTCTGACCTTCCACGATGTGCTCTTCAATTCCAGCGGCAACACCCTCACCACCTCCTATGTGGAGGGCAGCGTGGTGGAACTGCGCCGCGGAAGTTCCAGCGGCGCGCTGGTCAGCTATACCGCATCCATCAGCTCCGATAAGAAGACCATCACCATCCGGCCGGATGAGGATCTGGCCACAAACACCACCTATTATGTGGTCGTGGCGGCCTCCAAGCTGAAAAACTCCGATGGAGCCACCAATCCCAAGGTCACCTCCTACTTCACCACCGGCACCTCCACCACCCTGACGCCTTCTGTCTCCCCCGCCAACGGCCGTACCAGCGTGTCCAAGACCACCAGCATCACGCTGACCTTTGACGAGGCGGTCTATGAGGATGTGGGTGTGACGCTGACCGCCTCCTACATTAGAAACAGCGTGGTGGAGCTGCGCAAGGACAGCACCACCGGTGAGAGCCTGGCCTATACCGCCACCATCAGTTCCAATAAGCGCACCATCACCATCAAGCCCAACGTGGCGCTGGCGGATGACACCACCTATTATGTTGTGGTGAACAAAGGGACGCTTGTCAATGAAAACGGCAGCTCCAACGGACGCTTTGTCTCCAAGTTCTCCACCGGCAAGACCGTGGAGACGGACATCGTGGTTTCTCCTGAGGATAAGGCCGTCAACGTCTCCGCCGGCGGACCCATCACGCTGACCTTTGGCTCCCCGGTCTACCGGTCGGGCTACACCACTTTGAAGCCTTCCTATGTGGAGAGCACTGCCATTGAGCTGCGCCGCGGCAGCACCTCCGGCTCCAAGGTGGACTTCACCGCCTCTGTCTCCAACGATGGCAAGACGGTTACCATTCAGCCCTATAACGACCTTGAGCTGAATACGAAATACTATGTGGTGGTAGTGTCCGGAACCCTGGAATATGAGGATGGCTCCAATGTGGGTTCTTTCTCCTCCTATTTCACCACGGAGGATTCCAACCCCCTGAACATCGTGGTGGACACAGACAATGACGTCTCCAGCACCTCCGCTGTATTTTCCGTGCAGTCCGACGTGGAGGGTAAGCTGACCGTGACCTATTCCGGCGGCGGCAAGACCACCACCCTGATTTCCAATATCACCACCAAGGCGAATGAGGCCAGGCGGTTTGAGCTGTCCGACCTGAAGGCGGGCACCAGCTATACCATCCGTGCCACACTGGTGTACAACGGCCTCACTTACACCAAGAGCCAGAGCTTCTCCACCACCTCCTCTTCCGTCACTTCCACGCTGAAGGAGATGCGCCTGATTGCGGACCCTGATGTCTACAGCATCATCGATACCGCTACCACGACCTCTTCCTATACGGTTTATCCTGCGGCGGCCGCAGGAGCGAAGCTGACCATGCTGCCCACCGAGGACTCCGTCAGTTCCATTGAGTACAAGATCGGCACCAGCAGCTCCACACCCTATATCCAGCTGGACCGGGACGGCGACGGGTACTATACCATCTCCAACCTGGACTTTGCCAAGGGTGAGACCATGACCATCCAGATCAAGGTGACGGCTGAGAATGCCAGCTACAACCGCACGTATACAGTGAAGATCACCTGTAACTATTGA
- a CDS encoding TM1266 family iron-only hydrogenase system putative regulator — METRIALLAIVVQETGSVGRLNELLHQYGTWIIGRMGVPYRQRGLHIISVAMDAPQDEISALAGKIGRLEGVTAKTVYAPAESAPGERREKERN, encoded by the coding sequence ATGGAGACACGAATTGCCCTGCTTGCCATTGTGGTGCAGGAGACCGGATCGGTGGGCCGGCTCAACGAGCTGCTCCACCAGTACGGGACATGGATCATCGGACGGATGGGCGTCCCCTACCGTCAGCGGGGCCTTCATATCATCAGCGTGGCCATGGACGCGCCCCAGGATGAGATCAGCGCCTTGGCTGGGAAGATCGGACGGCTGGAGGGCGTCACGGCGAAAACGGTTTACGCGCCGGCGGAGTCCGCGCCCGGCGAAAGACGGGAAAAGGAGAGGAACTGA
- a CDS encoding ABC transporter substrate-binding protein produces MKKMLAAGLSLLLILSLASCGGSNGAGGQSASTPSAEAEQAVTVRAAALKGPTAMGLVKLMRDSEDGDSTYGYYDFTLAASADEVSPGLIQGEIDVACVPANLASVLYGKSRGEIVALNINTLGVLYIVERGESVTSLSDLKGKTIAAAGKGSTPEYALRYLLRENGVDPDADVTIEWKSEHSECVGALASGSAAIALLPQPFVTVAQGKIEGLRVALDLTEQWDKLESGSALITGVTVGRRQFVEEHPEAAALFLEGYGASVAWVNEQTEDSARLIGSYGIVDAAVAEQALPRCNIVCITGAEMKEKLSGYLDVLCDQDPASVGGALPEDDFYYGA; encoded by the coding sequence ATGAAAAAAATGCTGGCGGCAGGACTGAGCCTCCTTCTAATCCTCTCTTTGGCCTCTTGCGGCGGCTCAAATGGAGCAGGCGGCCAAAGCGCCTCCACCCCCTCGGCGGAGGCGGAGCAGGCGGTCACAGTCCGGGCGGCGGCGCTGAAGGGCCCCACCGCCATGGGACTGGTGAAGCTGATGCGGGATTCGGAGGATGGAGACAGCACCTATGGATACTACGACTTTACGCTGGCCGCGTCCGCTGACGAGGTGAGCCCCGGCCTCATCCAAGGAGAGATAGACGTGGCCTGCGTCCCGGCCAACTTAGCGTCGGTGCTCTATGGAAAGAGCAGGGGGGAGATCGTGGCCCTGAATATCAACACCCTGGGCGTCCTCTATATCGTGGAGCGGGGGGAGAGCGTCACGTCCCTTTCCGATTTGAAGGGCAAGACCATTGCGGCGGCGGGAAAGGGTTCCACGCCGGAGTACGCCCTGCGGTATCTGCTGCGGGAAAACGGAGTGGATCCGGACGCCGATGTGACCATTGAGTGGAAGAGCGAGCACAGCGAGTGCGTCGGCGCCCTTGCCTCCGGCAGCGCAGCCATCGCCCTGCTGCCCCAGCCCTTTGTCACCGTAGCCCAGGGAAAGATAGAGGGACTGCGGGTGGCGCTGGATTTGACGGAGCAGTGGGACAAATTGGAGAGCGGCTCCGCCCTGATCACCGGCGTGACGGTGGGCCGCCGGCAGTTTGTGGAGGAGCATCCGGAAGCGGCGGCGTTGTTTTTGGAGGGATACGGCGCGTCTGTGGCGTGGGTCAATGAACAGACGGAGGACTCGGCACGGCTCATCGGCTCCTATGGGATTGTGGACGCCGCGGTGGCGGAGCAGGCGCTGCCCCGGTGCAACATCGTGTGCATCACCGGCGCTGAGATGAAGGAGAAACTGTCCGGCTACCTTGACGTGCTCTGCGACCAGGACCCGGCTTCCGTGGGAGGTGCTCTGCCTGAGGACGACTTCTATTACGGCGCGTAA
- a CDS encoding flavodoxin family protein has protein sequence MKVLLLNGSPHERGCTYTALSEVEKALQRRGVETEIVYLGVQPVAGCIGCGSCAKTGRCFREDLVNEVAGRLDEFDGLVVGSPVHYAAASGQITSFLDRLFYIAGGRMAGKPGAAVVSCRRGGASAAFDQLNKYFTISNMPIVPSQYWNQVHGNTPEQVLQDKEGLQTMRTLGENMAWLLQCIQAGDQAGVARPQYEPKIKTSFIC, from the coding sequence ATGAAAGTACTGTTGCTCAACGGCAGCCCCCACGAACGCGGCTGCACCTACACCGCCCTCAGCGAGGTGGAAAAGGCGCTGCAGCGCCGGGGCGTGGAGACGGAGATCGTCTATTTGGGCGTACAGCCGGTGGCCGGGTGCATCGGCTGCGGCAGCTGCGCCAAAACCGGTCGCTGCTTCCGGGAGGACCTGGTCAACGAGGTTGCCGGGCGGCTGGACGAATTTGACGGTCTGGTGGTGGGCAGCCCCGTCCACTATGCCGCCGCCAGCGGTCAGATCACCTCATTTTTGGACCGGCTCTTTTACATAGCCGGAGGAAGAATGGCGGGAAAGCCCGGCGCCGCCGTGGTCTCCTGCCGCCGGGGCGGCGCGTCGGCGGCCTTTGACCAGCTGAACAAATACTTCACCATCAGCAACATGCCCATTGTCCCCTCCCAGTACTGGAACCAGGTGCACGGCAACACGCCGGAGCAGGTGCTTCAAGACAAAGAAGGTCTTCAGACCATGCGTACCCTTGGGGAGAACATGGCCTGGCTGCTCCAGTGCATCCAGGCCGGCGACCAGGCCGGCGTGGCCCGCCCCCAGTACGAGCCAAAGATCAAAACCAGCTTCATCTGCTGA
- a CDS encoding sporulation sigma factor SigK yields MLSATLLLLCNSLLFSLRLEGSGSSFPKPLSAAEERLYLERFSQGDVEARNVLIEHNLRLVAHIIKNG; encoded by the coding sequence ATGCTGTCCGCTACGCTGCTGCTGCTGTGCAACAGCCTGCTGTTTTCCCTGAGGCTGGAAGGCAGCGGCAGTTCATTTCCAAAGCCCCTCTCTGCGGCGGAGGAAAGGCTGTATTTGGAACGGTTTTCACAAGGGGATGTGGAGGCCAGAAATGTACTCATCGAACACAATCTGAGACTGGTGGCACATATCATCAAGAACGGATGA
- a CDS encoding ATP-binding cassette domain-containing protein, whose amino-acid sequence MDVVHLWKAYGDKLVLRDLSFSAPPGVTCIEAPSGGGKTTLLRIILGLEKADRGRVEGLEGARLAAVFQEDRLLLHAAAIENLTFVRAGAEEAAAELLEELGLPLSGQPVAEFSGGMRRRVALARALLAPSDALVLDEPFTGLDTQSRAACLACLRRRGEGKVVLLASHNPQDARELDARVVRLPAI is encoded by the coding sequence ATGGACGTGGTGCATCTTTGGAAAGCCTATGGGGACAAGCTTGTCCTGAGGGACCTCTCCTTTTCGGCGCCTCCGGGCGTCACCTGTATTGAGGCGCCCTCCGGCGGCGGAAAGACCACGCTGCTGCGAATCATCCTTGGACTGGAGAAGGCGGACCGGGGAAGGGTTGAGGGACTGGAGGGAGCACGGCTGGCCGCCGTATTCCAGGAGGACCGGCTGCTGCTGCACGCCGCGGCGATAGAGAATCTGACCTTTGTCAGAGCGGGCGCGGAGGAAGCGGCGGCAGAGCTGCTGGAGGAGCTGGGACTTCCCCTGTCCGGACAGCCGGTGGCGGAGTTTTCCGGTGGGATGCGCCGCCGGGTGGCCCTTGCAAGGGCACTGCTTGCGCCGTCGGACGCGCTGGTGTTGGACGAACCCTTCACGGGCCTGGATACGCAGAGCCGGGCCGCGTGCCTTGCCTGCCTCCGGCGAAGGGGAGAGGGAAAGGTCGTCCTGCTGGCTTCCCACAACCCTCAGGACGCCCGGGAGCTTGACGCCCGGGTGGTCCGTCTGCCTGCCATTTAA
- a CDS encoding ABC transporter permease, whose amino-acid sequence MTCSATRTRLPWEVLCLRTTSITARKAPRLWAVFFWLAVWQGFALLVGEELLLPGPIDAAWSLVLLMGSVSFWQAAGYSAARILGGFFLAAAAGVLCAACGCAFRAVRELLQPLVDVMKAVPVASFILLALMCVPSRKLPLLISFLIVFPTVYGNVLEGSGHAEAQLLEMARVFRVPPARQIRSIYLPQVMPYFRSACSLSLGLCWKAGVAAEIIGLPAGSVGERLYTAKIYFETPELFAWTAAVVALSALSERLILGLMDRFSGGMGGA is encoded by the coding sequence TTGACGTGCTCTGCGACCAGGACCCGGCTTCCGTGGGAGGTGCTCTGCCTGAGGACGACTTCTATTACGGCGCGTAAAGCGCCAAGGCTCTGGGCCGTGTTCTTCTGGCTGGCCGTGTGGCAGGGGTTTGCCCTGCTGGTGGGGGAAGAGCTGCTGCTGCCGGGGCCGATTGACGCGGCTTGGAGCCTTGTTTTGCTGATGGGCTCCGTTTCGTTCTGGCAGGCGGCGGGATATTCGGCGGCGCGCATCTTGGGCGGCTTTTTCCTGGCCGCCGCCGCTGGGGTGCTCTGCGCCGCCTGCGGCTGTGCTTTCCGGGCGGTGCGGGAGCTGCTGCAGCCCCTGGTGGACGTGATGAAGGCTGTTCCGGTGGCCTCTTTCATCCTACTTGCGCTGATGTGCGTGCCCTCCCGGAAGCTGCCGCTGCTGATCTCCTTTCTGATCGTCTTTCCGACGGTCTACGGCAATGTGCTGGAGGGGAGCGGCCACGCGGAGGCGCAGCTTCTGGAGATGGCCCGGGTGTTCCGTGTGCCGCCGGCCCGCCAGATTCGGAGCATCTATCTGCCTCAGGTGATGCCCTACTTCCGCTCGGCCTGCTCCCTGAGCCTGGGGCTTTGCTGGAAGGCAGGAGTGGCGGCGGAGATCATCGGACTGCCGGCCGGGTCTGTGGGAGAACGGCTCTACACAGCCAAAATCTACTTTGAGACGCCGGAGCTGTTTGCCTGGACGGCCGCGGTGGTGGCCCTGTCGGCCCTCTCGGAGCGGCTGATCCTTGGGCTGATGGACCGTTTTTCCGGCGGGATGGGGGGTGCGTGA
- a CDS encoding recombinase family protein — protein MNVLKIRNEMRNGKSIFDLPLRVTFYARVSTDKDEQLNSLENQVQYYTELIQSKPNWTYVEGYIDEGISGTSTKKRDSFNRMISDAKAGCFDFIITKEISRFSRSTLDSIQYTQELLEHDVGVLFQNDNINTLDSDSEFRLVVMAGVAQDEVRKLSERLKFGFRQAIKNGHVLGNDKLWGYDKKDCVLTVNEEEAQVVRRIFDLYANQQMGIRRISQTLYDEGFTSRKGNAFNVLTIRHILCNPKYKGWYCANKSQTVDYRSKRKVFLDESEWVMYPDPSIPAIVSEELWDRANALYKRRSEQMMAHQSAAEFHNRYPYSGKIICEEHGTSYHRQVLKSAKGEKEVWQCRVYRNRGRAACSAPQLRTTELDQIMAHIFDQLAQNKQAIVDAVVKVIQSVPDEHDYGRDVLRIEEDLSAIHAKKDRLLEMSMAEAITINEFKRRNDGFNEQIRGLEERLELLKAEEQKSKRSVEQLDKIKAALEQDLSFENGIHSELVTTILDHIVVKTGSTREEVHLDIHLKFGDPYGVVFDRKNSSFRFIRS, from the coding sequence ATGAATGTACTGAAAATACGCAATGAGATGAGGAACGGGAAGTCCATTTTCGACCTCCCATTGCGCGTGACATTCTACGCGCGGGTATCCACAGATAAGGATGAACAACTCAACAGTTTGGAAAACCAAGTGCAATATTATACCGAGCTGATCCAAAGCAAACCAAACTGGACCTACGTCGAGGGATATATCGACGAGGGGATCAGCGGGACAAGTACCAAAAAGCGGGATAGTTTCAATCGGATGATCTCGGACGCCAAAGCGGGATGCTTTGACTTCATCATCACGAAAGAAATATCCCGCTTTTCCCGTTCCACCCTGGACAGCATCCAGTACACCCAGGAGCTGCTGGAACACGACGTGGGGGTGTTGTTCCAAAACGATAACATCAACACTCTGGATTCAGACAGCGAATTCCGGCTGGTGGTCATGGCCGGCGTGGCCCAGGATGAGGTGCGCAAGCTCTCCGAGCGACTGAAGTTCGGCTTCCGCCAGGCCATCAAAAATGGGCATGTGTTGGGAAACGACAAGCTGTGGGGTTATGACAAGAAGGACTGCGTGCTGACCGTCAACGAGGAGGAAGCTCAAGTGGTCCGCCGCATTTTCGACCTCTATGCCAATCAGCAGATGGGCATCAGGCGCATCTCCCAGACGCTGTACGACGAGGGCTTTACCAGCCGGAAGGGAAACGCCTTCAACGTGCTGACCATCCGGCACATCCTCTGCAATCCCAAGTACAAAGGCTGGTACTGCGCCAACAAGTCCCAGACGGTGGACTACCGCAGCAAACGGAAGGTCTTCCTGGACGAGAGCGAGTGGGTCATGTACCCGGACCCCTCCATCCCGGCCATCGTGTCTGAGGAGTTGTGGGACCGGGCCAACGCCCTCTACAAGCGCCGCAGCGAGCAGATGATGGCCCACCAGAGCGCCGCCGAGTTTCACAACCGCTATCCCTACAGCGGTAAAATTATCTGTGAGGAGCATGGCACCAGCTACCACCGGCAGGTGCTGAAAAGCGCTAAGGGGGAAAAGGAGGTCTGGCAGTGCCGGGTGTACCGCAACCGGGGCCGGGCGGCCTGCTCCGCGCCCCAGCTCCGCACCACCGAGCTGGACCAGATTATGGCGCACATCTTCGACCAACTGGCCCAGAATAAACAGGCCATCGTGGACGCGGTGGTGAAGGTCATCCAATCGGTCCCCGATGAGCATGACTACGGGCGGGACGTCCTGCGGATCGAGGAGGACTTGTCCGCGATCCACGCAAAAAAAGACCGCCTGCTGGAGATGAGTATGGCGGAGGCTATTACCATCAATGAGTTCAAGCGCCGCAACGACGGCTTTAACGAGCAGATCAGAGGGCTGGAGGAACGGCTGGAGCTTCTGAAAGCAGAAGAGCAAAAGAGCAAGCGCTCTGTGGAGCAGCTGGACAAAATAAAAGCCGCCCTCGAGCAGGATCTATCCTTCGAGAACGGCATCCATTCCGAGCTGGTGACCACCATCTTGGACCACATTGTGGTCAAAACGGGCTCTACCCGCGAAGAAGTACATCTGGACATCCACCTGAAATTCGGCGACCCCTACGGGGTCGTTTTTGACCGGAAAAATTCTTCCTTCCGCTTCATCCGTTCTTGA